A stretch of Amycolatopsis balhimycina FH 1894 DNA encodes these proteins:
- a CDS encoding MarP family serine protease, protein MNWVDVLVLLLAVLAAVSGAYQGVIIALPSLVGVVLGAVAGVKLAPVVVSFFDDPVWKVAFAVATVVFLVAFGEAIGVYVGRRLRQKINPDKLSGIDKTLGAVVQALVVFVVAWLIATPLTTVSSLPWLPKAINNSVVLGKVNDAMPEAAQGFPNELRKLLDASGFPSILPPFQKAPTADTSPPDPALQRSGIVQQLHGSVVKIRGTASSCSRSLEGSGFVVAPQRVMTNAHVVAGTDTVGIETTQGDYPAHVVYFDPEVDIAVLDVPRLRAPALQFAPETAKAGDSAIVLGYPLDGPYRATPARVRGRINLRGPDIYEANTVQRDVFTVRAEIRSGNSGGPMVTPDGRVIGVVFGAAVEDPETGFTLTAEQVRAEVDAAPSQTVDASTGSCAA, encoded by the coding sequence GTGAACTGGGTCGATGTACTGGTGCTGCTGCTGGCCGTGCTGGCGGCGGTGTCCGGCGCATACCAGGGCGTGATCATCGCGCTGCCGTCGCTCGTCGGCGTCGTGCTCGGCGCGGTCGCCGGCGTCAAGCTCGCGCCGGTGGTGGTCTCGTTCTTCGACGACCCCGTCTGGAAGGTGGCCTTCGCGGTGGCGACGGTGGTCTTCCTGGTCGCCTTCGGCGAGGCGATCGGCGTCTACGTGGGCCGGCGGCTGCGGCAGAAGATCAACCCGGACAAGCTCTCCGGCATCGACAAGACGCTCGGCGCGGTCGTGCAGGCCCTGGTCGTGTTCGTGGTGGCGTGGCTGATCGCGACGCCGCTGACCACCGTGTCCAGCCTGCCGTGGCTACCGAAGGCGATCAACAACTCGGTGGTGCTCGGCAAGGTCAACGACGCGATGCCCGAGGCCGCGCAGGGCTTTCCGAACGAGCTGCGCAAGCTCCTCGACGCCTCCGGCTTCCCGTCGATCCTGCCCCCGTTCCAGAAGGCTCCGACGGCCGACACCTCGCCGCCGGATCCCGCGCTGCAGCGCAGCGGAATCGTCCAGCAGCTGCACGGCAGCGTGGTCAAGATCCGCGGCACCGCCAGTTCGTGCTCGCGGTCGCTCGAGGGCAGCGGGTTCGTCGTCGCGCCGCAGCGGGTGATGACGAACGCGCACGTCGTGGCCGGAACCGACACCGTCGGCATCGAGACGACCCAGGGCGACTACCCGGCCCACGTCGTCTACTTCGACCCCGAGGTCGACATCGCCGTGCTCGACGTGCCGCGGCTGCGGGCCCCGGCACTGCAGTTCGCGCCGGAGACGGCCAAGGCGGGCGACAGCGCGATCGTCCTCGGCTACCCGCTCGACGGCCCGTACCGGGCGACACCGGCCCGCGTGCGCGGCCGGATCAACCTGCGCGGCCCGGACATCTACGAGGCGAACACCGTGCAGCGGGACGTCTTCACGGTCCGTGCCGAAATCCGCAGCGGCAACTCGGGCGGTCCGATGGTGACCCCGGACGGCCGGGTCATCGGCGTCGTGTTCGGCGCGGCGGTGGAGGACCCGGAGACCGGCTTCACGCTGACGGCCGAGCAGGTGCGCGCCGAGGTGGACGCGGCCCCGTCGCAGACGGTGGACGCGTCGACCGGCTCCTGCGCGGCCTAG
- a CDS encoding NUDIX hydrolase, whose translation MIGPLVEPESVPEWLRPLVKVSGEVDSKTFTRFSPPEDAYTRPAAVLILFGEREADGEPDVLLQRRADTLGSHAGQVAFPGGGAEDGDGGPVGTALREAEEETGVVPSGVRPVAVLPELFVPVSKFAVTPVLAHWAEPSPVHAVDPGETASVARVAIADLADPANRFTVKKAGMPWKGPAFEVGGLFVWGFTAGLLSVLLSLGGWEREWDPGDVRDLDEALAAFKARLVGKE comes from the coding sequence GTGATCGGACCACTGGTCGAGCCGGAGTCGGTTCCGGAGTGGCTCCGGCCGCTGGTCAAGGTGAGCGGCGAAGTCGATTCGAAGACCTTCACGCGGTTCAGCCCGCCCGAAGACGCCTACACGCGGCCCGCCGCGGTGCTCATCCTCTTCGGCGAACGCGAAGCCGACGGCGAGCCGGACGTCCTCCTGCAGCGCCGCGCCGACACGCTGGGCTCGCACGCCGGGCAGGTCGCCTTCCCGGGCGGCGGCGCCGAGGATGGCGACGGCGGCCCGGTCGGCACCGCGCTGCGCGAGGCCGAGGAAGAGACCGGGGTGGTCCCGTCCGGGGTCCGGCCGGTCGCGGTGCTGCCGGAGCTGTTCGTCCCGGTGTCGAAGTTCGCCGTGACGCCGGTGCTGGCGCACTGGGCGGAGCCGTCGCCGGTGCACGCGGTCGACCCGGGGGAGACGGCGTCCGTCGCCCGCGTCGCCATCGCCGACCTGGCCGACCCGGCCAACCGGTTCACGGTCAAGAAGGCAGGCATGCCGTGGAAGGGGCCGGCCTTCGAGGTCGGCGGGCTCTTCGTCTGGGGGTTCACCGCCGGGTTGCTTTCGGTCCTCCTGAGCCTGGGAGGCTGGGAGCGCGAATGGGACCCGGGCGACGTCCGGGACCTCGACGAAGCGCTCGCGGCGTTCAAGGCACGGCTGGTGGGGAAGGAATGA
- a CDS encoding TlpA family protein disulfide reductase: MTRVTKWALAAAVLAVALIVALLPRGGDDTAAKPSGDLAPARSAAALQPCPAPGTAQPVKQLEGITADCLGDGASVDVGKALAGAPVLVNVWASWCEPCRTELPVLQEYAKQPGAVRVLGVQVQSPAKDGLNLLARLGVHLPSVFDGDGQSGPVRTALKVPSSLPASYLVTAAGEVRFIANPRTFVNTDQVRAAVEGAS; the protein is encoded by the coding sequence GTGACGAGAGTCACCAAGTGGGCACTGGCCGCTGCCGTGCTGGCCGTGGCGCTGATCGTCGCGCTGCTGCCGCGCGGAGGTGACGACACCGCCGCGAAGCCGTCCGGCGACCTCGCGCCCGCCCGGTCCGCGGCGGCGCTCCAGCCGTGCCCGGCGCCGGGCACGGCGCAGCCGGTGAAGCAGCTCGAAGGGATCACGGCGGATTGCCTGGGCGACGGCGCGAGCGTCGACGTCGGCAAGGCCCTCGCCGGCGCCCCGGTGCTGGTCAACGTGTGGGCGTCGTGGTGCGAGCCGTGCCGGACCGAGCTGCCCGTGCTCCAGGAGTACGCGAAACAGCCAGGGGCGGTGCGCGTCCTCGGCGTCCAGGTGCAGAGCCCGGCGAAGGACGGCTTGAACCTCCTCGCCCGGCTGGGCGTGCACCTACCGTCGGTGTTCGACGGGGACGGGCAGAGCGGGCCCGTCCGGACGGCGCTGAAGGTGCCTTCGTCGCTCCCGGCGTCGTATCTGGTCACCGCCGCGGGCGAGGTGCGGTTCATCGCGAATCCACGCACGTTCGTGAACACTGACCAGGTGCGCGCGGCAGTCGAGGGGGCATCGTGA
- the nth gene encoding endonuclease III, with product MKRCLDDVYPDAHCELDFTTPLELLVAVVLSAQTTDVRVNLVTPALFKRYRTAADYAGADRTELEEYLRSTGFYRAKANSVMGLGAALVERFDGEVPNKLADLVTLPGVGRKTANVVLGNAFDVPGITVDTHFGRLVRRWGWTAEEDPVKVEHVVGELIPRKEWTMLSHRVIFHGRRVCHAKKPACGACPLAKDCPSYGTGPTGFEEAAKLVKGVEKDHILALVAPR from the coding sequence ATGAAGCGTTGCTTGGACGACGTGTATCCGGACGCCCACTGTGAGCTCGACTTCACCACGCCGCTGGAACTGCTGGTCGCGGTCGTGCTGTCCGCGCAGACGACCGACGTCCGGGTGAACCTCGTCACGCCCGCGCTGTTCAAGCGCTACCGGACCGCCGCCGACTACGCGGGCGCCGACCGCACCGAACTCGAGGAGTACCTCCGGAGCACCGGCTTCTACCGGGCCAAGGCGAACTCCGTGATGGGGCTCGGCGCGGCGCTGGTCGAGCGCTTCGACGGCGAGGTCCCGAACAAGCTGGCCGACCTGGTCACCCTGCCCGGCGTCGGCCGCAAGACGGCCAACGTCGTCCTCGGCAACGCCTTCGACGTCCCGGGCATCACCGTCGACACCCACTTCGGCCGGCTGGTCCGGCGCTGGGGCTGGACGGCGGAGGAGGACCCGGTCAAGGTCGAGCACGTGGTCGGCGAGCTGATCCCCCGCAAGGAGTGGACGATGCTCTCGCACCGGGTGATCTTCCACGGCCGCCGCGTCTGCCACGCCAAGAAGCCGGCCTGCGGCGCCTGCCCGCTGGCCAAGGACTGCCCGTCGTACGGCACCGGCCCGACCGGGTTCGAGGAAGCCGCGAAGCTGGTCAAAGGCGTCGAAAAGGACCACATCCTGGCGCTGGTGGCGCCCCGGTGA
- a CDS encoding Crp/Fnr family transcriptional regulator gives MDETLARAGIFQGVEPAAAEALAQTLESVEFPRGHVIFNEGEPGDKLYIIQSGKVKIGRKSPDGRENLLGIFGPSDMFGELSIFDPGPRTSSATTVTEVRAVTMDRPALRQWISTRPEIAEQLLRVVARRLRRTNNMVAELIFTDVPGRVARALLQLAQRFGSQEAGLLRVTHDLTQEEIAQYVGASRETVNKALADFAHRGWLRLEGKSVLILDPERLARRAR, from the coding sequence GTGGACGAAACCCTGGCCCGTGCGGGCATTTTCCAGGGTGTGGAGCCGGCAGCGGCGGAGGCGCTGGCCCAGACCTTGGAATCCGTGGAGTTCCCCCGCGGCCATGTCATCTTCAACGAGGGCGAGCCCGGCGACAAGCTGTACATCATCCAGTCCGGCAAGGTGAAGATCGGGCGCAAGTCCCCGGACGGCCGCGAGAACCTGCTGGGCATCTTCGGCCCGTCGGACATGTTCGGCGAGCTGTCCATCTTCGACCCCGGCCCCCGGACGTCGAGCGCGACCACGGTCACCGAGGTCCGCGCGGTCACCATGGACCGCCCGGCCCTGCGCCAGTGGATCTCGACCCGCCCGGAGATAGCGGAACAGCTGCTGCGCGTGGTCGCGCGCCGTCTGCGCCGGACGAACAACATGGTCGCGGAGCTGATCTTCACCGACGTCCCGGGTCGCGTGGCGCGGGCACTGCTGCAGCTCGCGCAGCGGTTCGGCAGCCAGGAGGCGGGCCTGCTGCGGGTCACGCACGACCTGACGCAGGAGGAGATCGCCCAGTACGTCGGCGCCTCCCGCGAGACCGTCAACAAGGCGCTCGCCGACTTCGCCCACCGCGGCTGGCTGCGGCTCGAGGGCAAGAGCGTGCTCATCCTCGACCCGGAGCGGCTGGCCCGCCGGGCCCGCTAG
- a CDS encoding MFS transporter → MSQSASNHESRTSLADYRTALTTRAARRPAVASVLARLPIAMIGISALLYVQRETGSFAIAGLVSAGSLVGVSVGAVVQGRLIDRFGPTRPLLTVALLLTMAMTALVTAIESHAATPVLVALGAVTGLTEPMVGSASRALWGRLLPPGGARNAAFSYEAISMEVFFILGPGVAGLLVMAPWAGTGLVLGVVLQCTGAVLFALSPAVRAWGPSSGSHGSLLGALASPGMRTLALAALGFGVVIGFVEVAVPASATEAGQASVGGLLLSVWSLSSVAFGVAYSLRPWPRRMGLRLPVLLGGFGALVALLAWPSSLWGLALMMLLAGALITPQSTAHSAAIEVVAPAGTAAEAFGWVLTAVTLGLAMDQSVSGYVVEHAGPGAAFLAASVAGVVLALVVWLLRGTVRTPQSAPVPELVNA, encoded by the coding sequence GTGTCCCAGTCTGCCTCGAACCACGAAAGCCGCACGTCCCTTGCCGATTACCGCACCGCGCTGACGACCAGGGCGGCCCGGCGGCCCGCCGTCGCGTCCGTGCTCGCCCGCCTGCCGATCGCCATGATCGGCATTTCGGCCCTGCTCTACGTCCAGCGCGAGACCGGTTCCTTCGCGATCGCCGGGCTCGTCTCGGCCGGTTCACTCGTCGGTGTGTCGGTCGGCGCCGTGGTGCAGGGCAGGCTGATCGACCGGTTCGGGCCGACCCGGCCACTGCTGACCGTCGCGCTCCTGCTGACGATGGCGATGACCGCCTTGGTCACGGCCATCGAGTCGCACGCCGCGACCCCCGTGCTGGTCGCGCTCGGCGCGGTCACCGGGCTGACGGAACCGATGGTCGGGTCGGCGTCGCGGGCGCTGTGGGGACGGCTGCTGCCCCCGGGTGGCGCGCGCAACGCCGCGTTCTCGTACGAGGCGATCAGCATGGAGGTCTTCTTCATCCTCGGCCCCGGTGTGGCCGGGCTGCTGGTCATGGCGCCGTGGGCGGGGACCGGCCTGGTGCTGGGCGTCGTGCTGCAGTGCACCGGCGCGGTGCTGTTCGCGTTGAGCCCGGCCGTGCGGGCGTGGGGTCCGTCGTCCGGCTCGCACGGGTCGCTGCTGGGCGCGCTGGCGAGCCCGGGCATGCGGACACTCGCGCTCGCCGCGCTCGGCTTCGGCGTCGTGATCGGGTTCGTCGAGGTCGCCGTGCCGGCGTCGGCCACGGAAGCGGGCCAGGCGTCCGTGGGTGGCTTGCTGCTGTCGGTGTGGTCGCTGAGCTCGGTCGCGTTCGGCGTCGCGTACAGCCTGCGGCCGTGGCCGCGGCGGATGGGACTGCGGCTGCCGGTGCTGCTCGGCGGCTTCGGGGCGCTGGTGGCGCTGCTCGCGTGGCCGTCGTCGCTGTGGGGCCTGGCGCTGATGATGCTGCTGGCGGGCGCGTTGATCACACCGCAGTCGACGGCCCACTCGGCGGCGATCGAGGTGGTCGCGCCGGCCGGGACGGCGGCGGAGGCCTTCGGCTGGGTGCTCACCGCCGTGACGCTGGGGCTGGCCATGGACCAGTCGGTCAGCGGGTACGTCGTCGAGCACGCCGGGCCGGGCGCGGCGTTCCTGGCGGCGAGCGTGGCCGGGGTGGTGCTCGCGCTGGTCGTGTGGCTGTTGCGCGGCACGGTCCGGACGCCCCAGTCCGCTCCGGTGCCTGAGCTGGTCAACGCCTAG
- a CDS encoding DNA polymerase III subunit beta encodes MDVTAPAHRLSAAVSAASRLLPARAGLRLHADAAGLTVAGSDPDLAVRFDCPATTHTDGSVVVPAAPLAETLKVLDAESVRLVVEGSRLALRLDNARFALPLLPDALAAADPPVRVAEVDGSAFAPALRIVAGTAAKDDPLPLFTGVRVQAAGSRLTLTASDRYRMAVARLPLRTPGALDVLVPAALLSEAARQASGNVGLHLGPGRFGLSWRGGLVATAVLDAGFLSEESIASGATDTTVSVEADALAAAVRRVGVYAEDRRVLTLEVGDAQVLLASARQNTGEAEETLKAEISGGRTSPSFQARYLLDALAAFAGERVTLAIQPGMRACVLRAAEPGEVELTYYLMPMLSR; translated from the coding sequence ATGGACGTCACAGCGCCTGCCCACCGCCTCTCGGCGGCCGTCTCCGCCGCGTCGCGCCTGCTGCCGGCCCGCGCCGGGCTTCGCCTGCACGCGGACGCGGCCGGGCTGACGGTCGCCGGGAGCGACCCGGATCTCGCCGTCCGGTTCGACTGCCCGGCGACCACGCACACGGACGGCTCGGTCGTCGTCCCCGCGGCACCACTGGCCGAGACGCTGAAGGTGCTCGACGCCGAGTCGGTGCGCTTGGTCGTCGAAGGCAGCCGCCTGGCGTTGCGGCTGGACAACGCCCGGTTCGCGCTGCCACTGCTGCCGGACGCTCTTGCCGCTGCCGACCCGCCGGTCCGCGTGGCCGAAGTGGATGGCTCGGCGTTCGCGCCGGCGCTGCGGATCGTCGCGGGAACGGCGGCGAAGGACGACCCGCTCCCGCTGTTCACGGGCGTCCGGGTCCAGGCGGCCGGCTCCCGGCTGACGTTGACGGCGTCGGACCGCTACCGGATGGCGGTGGCGCGGCTGCCGCTGCGCACACCGGGCGCGCTGGACGTCCTGGTCCCAGCGGCCCTGCTGTCCGAGGCGGCGCGCCAAGCGAGCGGCAACGTCGGGCTCCACCTCGGCCCGGGCCGCTTCGGGCTGAGCTGGCGAGGCGGCCTGGTCGCCACGGCGGTGCTGGACGCGGGCTTCCTGTCGGAGGAGTCGATCGCCTCGGGCGCGACGGACACAACAGTGTCAGTGGAGGCGGACGCCCTGGCGGCAGCGGTCCGCCGCGTCGGGGTGTACGCGGAGGACCGCCGGGTGCTGACCCTGGAGGTCGGCGACGCCCAGGTCCTCCTGGCAAGCGCCCGTCAGAACACGGGCGAAGCGGAGGAGACGCTGAAGGCAGAGATCAGCGGCGGCCGGACGTCGCCTTCGTTCCAGGCCCGGTATCTGCTCGACGCGCTGGCGGCGTTCGCGGGCGAGCGGGTGACGCTGGCGATCCAGCCGGGGATGCGGGCCTGTGTCCTGCGGGCCGCCGAGCCCGGGGAGGTGGAGCTGACGTACTACCTGATGCCGATGCTCAGCCGATGA
- a CDS encoding glutaredoxin domain-containing protein produces the protein MSNVEVEFYWRPGCGFCAALERPLSKSGFTVRAINIWEDPAAAARVREVANGNETVPTVIVGSTAMVNPSFAEVEAAVKAASAG, from the coding sequence ATGAGCAACGTCGAGGTCGAGTTCTATTGGCGGCCGGGGTGCGGGTTCTGCGCCGCACTGGAGCGGCCGCTGTCGAAGAGCGGCTTCACCGTCCGCGCGATCAACATCTGGGAGGACCCGGCGGCGGCTGCGCGGGTGCGCGAGGTGGCGAACGGCAACGAGACCGTGCCGACGGTGATCGTCGGGTCGACGGCCATGGTCAACCCCTCTTTCGCCGAGGTCGAGGCGGCGGTCAAGGCTGCTTCGGCGGGGTGA
- a CDS encoding MBL fold metallo-hydrolase, with amino-acid sequence MTAPAYGVLRQVSETASVLLENNPSSMTLEGTNSWVLRATPDTPAVVVDPGYRDLEHLELLAGVGAVELILLTHCHPDHAEGAPWFAERTGAPVRAFDPSLCVDASSFVDGEVLSAGGLSLRVLHTPGHTGDSVSFVVGSQVLTGDTILGRGTTVLHDLGDYLRSLRKLIELPAGTIGLPGHGPELPDLAATAREYLAHREQRLDQVRSALKTLGADATPRQVVEVVYADVDRALWAPAEWSVQAQLDYLRSEENG; translated from the coding sequence ATGACTGCCCCCGCGTACGGCGTGCTGCGCCAGGTGAGCGAGACGGCGTCGGTGCTGCTGGAGAACAACCCGTCGTCGATGACGCTCGAAGGCACCAACAGCTGGGTGCTGCGGGCGACGCCGGACACCCCGGCTGTCGTCGTCGACCCCGGCTACCGTGATCTCGAGCACTTGGAGCTGCTGGCCGGGGTGGGCGCGGTCGAGCTGATCCTGCTGACGCACTGCCACCCCGACCACGCCGAGGGCGCGCCGTGGTTCGCCGAGCGCACCGGCGCGCCGGTGCGGGCGTTCGACCCTTCCCTGTGTGTCGACGCGTCGTCCTTTGTAGACGGTGAGGTGCTCTCGGCGGGCGGTCTTTCGCTCCGCGTGCTGCACACGCCGGGGCACACCGGCGACTCGGTGTCTTTCGTGGTCGGTTCGCAAGTGCTGACCGGCGACACCATCCTCGGGCGCGGCACCACCGTCCTGCACGACCTCGGCGACTATCTGCGCTCGCTGCGGAAGCTGATCGAGCTGCCGGCCGGGACGATCGGGCTGCCCGGGCACGGTCCGGAGCTGCCCGACCTGGCGGCCACGGCGCGTGAGTACCTCGCCCACCGGGAACAGCGGCTCGACCAGGTGCGTTCGGCCTTGAAGACACTCGGGGCGGACGCCACCCCGCGCCAGGTCGTCGAGGTCGTCTACGCCGACGTCGACCGGGCGCTGTGGGCACCCGCCGAGTGGAGCGTGCAGGCGCAGCTGGACTACTTGCGGTCGGAGGAGAACGGATGA
- a CDS encoding NUDIX hydrolase: MEQPKEFVFDIPVGAGVATRANADGPPATPKDAATVILVRDGADGVEIFLQHRVKGMPFAGGMTVFPGGGVDQRDADASVAWAGPDPSWWASRFGCDEALARALTCAAVRETFEESGVLLAGGPDSVLTDVTPYAAARQALETREVSLAGFLADAGLTLRADLLRPWAHWITPEQEPRRYDTRFFVARLPEGQEADGATSEASSSGWQRPEDAIADAREGRRMLMPPTWLTLSELAEFATADDVLNAPREIVRIAPTLIRENDHVRVVLEKR, from the coding sequence GTGGAGCAGCCAAAGGAGTTCGTCTTCGACATCCCGGTCGGTGCGGGGGTGGCTACGCGCGCCAACGCCGACGGCCCGCCGGCGACGCCGAAGGACGCGGCCACCGTCATCCTGGTCCGGGACGGCGCGGACGGCGTCGAGATCTTCCTGCAGCACCGGGTCAAGGGCATGCCGTTCGCGGGCGGGATGACCGTCTTCCCCGGCGGCGGGGTCGACCAGCGCGACGCCGATGCGTCGGTGGCGTGGGCCGGGCCTGACCCGTCGTGGTGGGCTTCGCGGTTCGGTTGCGACGAGGCCCTCGCCCGGGCGCTGACCTGCGCGGCCGTGCGCGAGACGTTCGAGGAGTCCGGAGTGCTGCTCGCGGGCGGCCCGGACTCGGTGCTCACCGACGTCACGCCGTATGCGGCGGCCCGCCAGGCCCTGGAGACGCGCGAGGTGTCGCTGGCCGGGTTCCTCGCCGACGCGGGGCTGACGCTGCGGGCCGACCTGCTGCGCCCGTGGGCGCATTGGATCACGCCCGAGCAGGAGCCCCGCCGGTACGACACCCGCTTCTTCGTCGCGAGGCTGCCCGAAGGCCAGGAGGCGGACGGCGCGACGTCCGAGGCGTCGAGTTCCGGCTGGCAGCGTCCCGAAGACGCGATCGCCGACGCGCGCGAAGGCCGCCGGATGCTGATGCCGCCGACGTGGCTGACGCTGAGCGAGCTGGCGGAGTTCGCCACCGCCGACGACGTGCTGAACGCGCCCCGCGAGATCGTCCGGATCGCGCCGACGCTGATCCGCGAGAACGACCACGTCCGCGTCGTCCTGGAGAAGCGATGA
- a CDS encoding RidA family protein — translation MSWSERLKELGIELPGVAAPLAAYVPAVQSGNHVYTSGQLPFVDGVLAATGKVGAEISPEEAKGHARTSVLNALAAVHALVGIDNVTRIVKVVGFVASAEGFTGQPAVVNGASELLGEVFGDAGIHARSAVGVAELPIGSPVEVELIVEVQ, via the coding sequence GTGAGCTGGAGCGAACGGCTGAAGGAGCTCGGCATCGAGCTGCCCGGCGTCGCGGCCCCGCTGGCCGCGTACGTGCCCGCTGTCCAGAGCGGCAACCACGTCTACACCTCCGGCCAGCTGCCCTTCGTCGACGGCGTCCTCGCCGCGACCGGCAAGGTCGGCGCGGAGATCAGCCCCGAAGAGGCGAAGGGGCACGCCCGCACGTCGGTGCTCAACGCGCTCGCGGCCGTGCACGCGCTGGTGGGCATTGACAACGTCACGCGGATCGTCAAGGTTGTCGGCTTCGTGGCTTCCGCGGAGGGCTTCACCGGTCAGCCCGCGGTCGTCAACGGCGCGTCCGAACTGCTCGGCGAGGTCTTCGGTGACGCGGGCATCCACGCCCGCTCGGCCGTCGGCGTCGCGGAGCTGCCCATCGGCTCGCCGGTGGAGGTCGAACTGATCGTGGAGGTGCAGTGA
- a CDS encoding DUF4177 domain-containing protein — translation MSATKWEYSTVPLLIHATKQILDQWGEDGWELVTVLPNPTGEQHVAYLKRPKG, via the coding sequence ATGAGCGCCACCAAGTGGGAGTACTCGACCGTCCCCCTGCTGATCCACGCCACGAAGCAGATCCTCGACCAATGGGGCGAGGACGGCTGGGAGCTGGTCACCGTGCTGCCGAACCCGACGGGCGAGCAGCACGTCGCGTACCTCAAGCGTCCGAAGGGCTGA
- a CDS encoding ArsA-related P-loop ATPase, which yields MTTSHAGWTDELARARLHFVTGKGGTGKTTLAAALGLALAREGRRVLLIEVEGRQGIAQLFDTEPLPYAEQRIAAVPGGGELRALHIDVEAALLEYFEMFYNLGFAGRTLRRMGAIEFATTLAPGLRDVLLTGKIKECVGRTESDGRHTYDAVVVDSPPTGRVVKFLDVTKALTDLAKTGPIRGQADGVVRLLHSGETAVHLATLLEEMPVRETVEAVAELDGADLRPGAVLVNRVRPPRLPARSVTAAADGRVDASRVRDGLASAGLKLPQATLEALVDETVEHAVRVAAEQRAREQLAEADLPTLELPDLTDGVDVAALYDLAEALTDQGVRL from the coding sequence GTGACCACTTCCCATGCCGGCTGGACCGACGAGCTTGCCCGCGCCCGGCTGCACTTCGTCACCGGCAAGGGCGGGACCGGCAAGACGACGCTCGCCGCCGCGCTCGGCCTCGCGCTCGCCCGCGAAGGCCGTCGGGTGCTGCTCATCGAGGTCGAGGGCCGCCAGGGCATCGCCCAGCTCTTCGACACCGAGCCGCTGCCCTACGCCGAGCAGCGCATCGCCGCCGTCCCGGGTGGCGGGGAGCTGCGCGCGCTGCACATCGACGTCGAAGCCGCGCTGCTCGAGTACTTCGAGATGTTCTACAACCTGGGCTTCGCCGGCCGGACGCTGCGGCGGATGGGCGCGATCGAGTTCGCGACCACGCTCGCGCCCGGCCTGCGTGACGTCCTGCTCACCGGGAAGATCAAGGAGTGCGTCGGCCGGACCGAGTCGGACGGGCGGCACACCTACGACGCCGTCGTCGTCGACTCGCCGCCGACCGGCCGGGTCGTCAAGTTCCTCGACGTTACCAAGGCGCTGACCGACCTCGCGAAGACCGGCCCGATCCGCGGCCAGGCCGACGGCGTCGTCCGCCTGCTGCACTCCGGGGAGACCGCCGTGCACCTGGCCACGCTGCTGGAGGAGATGCCGGTCCGGGAGACCGTCGAGGCCGTGGCCGAATTGGACGGCGCCGACCTGCGCCCGGGCGCGGTGCTGGTCAACCGGGTGAGACCGCCGCGGTTGCCGGCCCGTTCGGTGACCGCCGCCGCAGACGGCCGCGTCGACGCCTCCCGCGTCCGCGACGGACTCGCCTCCGCCGGGCTGAAGCTGCCGCAGGCGACGCTGGAGGCGCTGGTCGACGAGACCGTCGAGCACGCCGTGCGGGTCGCCGCCGAGCAGCGGGCGCGCGAGCAGCTCGCCGAGGCCGACCTGCCCACCCTCGAGCTGCCGGACCTGACCGACGGCGTCGACGTCGCCGCCCTGTACGACCTGGCCGAGGCCCTGACCGACCAGGGGGTGCGGTTGTGA